In Phenylobacterium zucineum HLK1, one DNA window encodes the following:
- a CDS encoding beta-ketoacyl-ACP synthase III, translating to MPKVLRSVVTGVGGYLPERIVTNDDLAKIVETSDEWIRERTGIRQRRQAEDDQPVSDLAVEAARRALAAAGRSPDDVDLIVVATTTPDLTFPATAAIVQRKLGAPVGIAFDVQAVCSGFVYALSVADGFVARRRAKCALVIGAECMTRLMDWTDRGTCVLFGDGAGAVVLEPGEGEGAVADRGLLGFALRADGTKQDLLYVDGGVSTTRTTGYLRMQGNQVFRHAVVNISEAVVAAAADAGVEVSAVDWFIPHQANQRILEGVARRLGIDETKVISTVAEHANTSAASIPLALDQGVQDGRIKPGQLLLLEAMGGGLTWGACVLRL from the coding sequence GTGCCCAAGGTCCTGCGTAGCGTCGTCACCGGCGTCGGCGGCTATCTGCCGGAACGGATCGTCACGAACGACGACCTGGCCAAGATCGTCGAGACCTCCGACGAGTGGATCCGCGAGCGGACCGGCATCCGCCAGCGCCGCCAGGCCGAGGACGACCAGCCGGTCTCCGACCTGGCCGTCGAGGCCGCCCGGCGCGCCCTGGCCGCCGCGGGCCGATCGCCCGACGACGTCGACCTCATTGTGGTGGCCACCACCACGCCCGACCTGACCTTCCCGGCCACCGCCGCCATCGTCCAGCGCAAGCTGGGCGCGCCTGTCGGCATCGCCTTTGACGTGCAGGCGGTCTGCTCGGGCTTCGTCTACGCGCTCTCCGTGGCCGACGGCTTCGTGGCCCGCCGCCGGGCCAAGTGCGCACTGGTCATCGGCGCCGAGTGCATGACCCGCCTGATGGACTGGACCGACCGGGGCACCTGCGTGCTGTTCGGCGACGGCGCCGGGGCGGTCGTGCTGGAGCCGGGCGAGGGCGAGGGGGCGGTCGCCGACCGCGGACTCCTGGGCTTCGCCCTGCGCGCCGACGGGACCAAGCAGGACCTGCTCTACGTGGACGGCGGCGTCTCCACGACCCGCACGACGGGCTACCTGCGGATGCAGGGCAACCAGGTCTTCCGCCACGCGGTGGTGAACATCTCCGAGGCGGTGGTCGCCGCGGCCGCCGACGCCGGCGTCGAGGTCTCGGCCGTGGACTGGTTCATCCCGCACCAGGCCAACCAGCGCATCCTGGAGGGCGTCGCCAGGCGCCTGGGCATCGACGAGACCAAGGTCATCTCGACCGTGGCCGAGCACGCCAACACCTCGGCGGCCTCGATCCCGCTGGCGCTCGACCAAGGCGTGCAGGACGGGCGAATCAAGCCGGGGCAGCTGCTGCTTCTGGAGGCGATGGGCGGCGGCCTGACCTGGGGGGCGTGCGTCCTGCGCCTCTAG
- the plsX gene encoding phosphate acyltransferase PlsX, producing MTQSLVISIDAMGGDHGPSVVVPAAARAARDLPHVRFLLHGDEAAVRAEVARCAGLAERTEVRHADRVIGMDEKPAQALRRGKGTSMWGAVEAIREGDAHVAVSAGNTGALMAISKLILRMSADLDRPALVASIPHAKGVTTFLDVGANVDCDAERLVEFAIMGEAYHRAAHGVAKPTVGLLNVGSEEMKGHEEVREANRILREGGFDLEYRGFVEGDDLTKGSVDVVVTDGFTGNVALKAMEGAARFMYGELRAALTAGPFSSLGALLARPSLLRFRERMSPPPAAPLLGLNGLVLKCHGGAGDREFAKAIRAAADVAQSGFASEIERNMRRLPAALSPAAPSPADGAA from the coding sequence TTGACCCAATCTCTGGTGATTTCGATCGACGCCATGGGCGGAGATCACGGACCGTCCGTCGTGGTTCCGGCCGCCGCGCGCGCCGCGCGCGACCTGCCGCACGTCCGCTTCCTGCTGCACGGGGACGAGGCCGCGGTGCGCGCCGAGGTCGCGCGCTGCGCCGGGCTCGCCGAGCGGACCGAGGTGCGCCACGCCGACCGCGTCATCGGCATGGACGAGAAGCCCGCCCAGGCGCTGCGCCGCGGCAAGGGCACCTCGATGTGGGGCGCCGTGGAGGCCATCCGCGAGGGTGACGCGCACGTCGCGGTCTCGGCCGGCAACACCGGCGCCCTGATGGCGATCTCCAAGCTGATCCTGCGCATGAGCGCCGACCTGGACCGGCCGGCCCTCGTGGCCTCGATCCCCCACGCCAAGGGGGTGACCACCTTCCTGGACGTCGGCGCCAACGTCGACTGCGACGCCGAGCGCCTGGTCGAGTTCGCCATCATGGGCGAGGCCTATCACCGCGCCGCCCACGGCGTCGCCAAGCCCACCGTCGGCCTGCTGAACGTCGGGTCGGAGGAGATGAAGGGCCACGAGGAGGTCCGCGAGGCCAACCGCATCCTGCGCGAAGGCGGCTTCGACCTGGAGTACCGCGGCTTCGTCGAGGGCGACGACCTGACCAAGGGCTCGGTGGACGTGGTCGTCACCGACGGCTTCACCGGCAACGTGGCGCTGAAGGCCATGGAGGGCGCCGCCCGGTTCATGTACGGCGAGCTGCGCGCGGCCCTGACCGCCGGTCCGTTCTCCAGCCTCGGCGCGCTGCTGGCCCGACCCTCGTTGCTGCGCTTCCGCGAGCGGATGAGCCCGCCGCCGGCCGCGCCCCTGCTGGGCCTGAACGGCTTGGTGCTCAAGTGCCACGGCGGCGCAGGCGACCGCGAGTTCGCCAAGGCCATCCGCGCGGCCGCCGATGTGGCGCAAAGCGGGTTTGCCTCGGAGATCGAACGGAATATGAGGCGGCTTCCCGCCGCGCTTTCCCCTGCGGCGCCTTCGCCTGCCGATGGAGCCGCCTGA
- a CDS encoding YceD family protein, with protein MNRDWSKPLKLHELARGPVRLELGPDAEARTEIARRLGLRSLPSLAAELTVKPWLDGAEITGRFDAVVEQVCGVTLEPFEQPVSGEILARVVPAGSPNAPDADSGAMELDLEADDPPDVLDGDSIDLAGYVVEHLSLELDPFPRKPGAEFDYRPADVEESPFAVLKKLKDPGS; from the coding sequence GTGAACCGCGACTGGAGCAAGCCGCTGAAGCTGCATGAGCTGGCGCGCGGGCCCGTCCGGCTCGAGCTCGGCCCCGACGCGGAGGCGCGGACGGAGATCGCCCGGCGCCTGGGCCTCCGGAGCCTGCCGTCGCTCGCCGCCGAGCTGACCGTGAAGCCGTGGCTGGACGGCGCCGAGATCACCGGACGCTTCGACGCCGTGGTCGAGCAGGTCTGTGGCGTGACGCTGGAGCCCTTCGAGCAGCCGGTGTCGGGCGAGATTCTGGCCCGGGTCGTGCCTGCGGGCAGCCCGAACGCGCCGGACGCCGACAGCGGCGCGATGGAGCTCGACCTCGAGGCCGACGATCCGCCCGACGTGCTGGACGGCGACTCGATCGATCTGGCCGGCTATGTCGTCGAGCACCTGTCGCTGGAGCTGGACCCGTTCCCCCGCAAGCCGGGCGCCGAGTTCGACTACCGGCCGGCGGACGTCGAGGAGTCCCCGTTCGCGGTCCTGAAGAAGCTCAAGGACCCCGGCTCCTAG
- a CDS encoding ubiquinol-cytochrome C chaperone family protein: MLRSLFKPRPARLAGRALYARVVEQSRTPALYADLGAPDTVEGRFEIYSLHVVLLLERLRGHGEGAAEVSQALFDAYVKALDDALREMGVGDLSVGKKMRKLGEAFYGRGKNYQAALDALPDRGPLEAILRRTVYADASDRSAELADYVLAQREALAANPLERLIEGHVDWRTA, translated from the coding sequence ATGCTCCGAAGCCTGTTCAAGCCCCGGCCCGCCCGGCTCGCCGGCCGCGCGCTCTACGCGCGGGTCGTGGAGCAGTCGCGCACGCCGGCGCTCTACGCCGACCTCGGCGCGCCGGACACGGTGGAGGGCCGGTTCGAGATCTACAGCCTGCACGTCGTTCTCCTGCTGGAGCGCCTGCGCGGCCACGGCGAGGGCGCGGCCGAGGTCTCCCAGGCCCTGTTCGACGCCTATGTGAAGGCCCTCGACGACGCCCTGCGCGAGATGGGGGTGGGCGACCTGTCCGTCGGCAAGAAGATGCGCAAGCTGGGCGAGGCCTTCTACGGCCGGGGCAAAAACTACCAGGCGGCGCTGGACGCGCTGCCCGACCGCGGCCCGCTGGAGGCGATCCTGCGCCGCACCGTCTACGCCGACGCGTCCGATCGCTCGGCCGAACTCGCCGACTATGTCCTGGCCCAGCGCGAGGCCCTGGCCGCCAATCCGCTGGAGCGGCTCATCGAGGGCCATGTGGACTGGAGGACGGCGTGA
- a CDS encoding outer membrane protein assembly factor BamE, protein MLRRAAPAALAVGLIAGMGLSACAPITTYSGFQAIDANPKDVQVGTDTKSTVRAKLGSPSATSTFDPNVWFYVNQVKQRVAFRKPQVTARNVTAIVFDKESEAVAEVNNYTLKDGKVVAFNGRETPTRGREMTILEQLLGSVGRAGMLPNDDEGVPGSRPGDRR, encoded by the coding sequence ATGCTCCGCAGAGCCGCTCCCGCCGCCCTCGCCGTCGGCCTGATCGCCGGGATGGGGCTTTCCGCCTGCGCCCCGATCACGACCTACTCGGGCTTCCAGGCGATCGACGCCAATCCCAAGGACGTCCAGGTCGGGACGGACACCAAGTCGACCGTCCGCGCCAAGCTGGGCTCGCCCTCGGCCACCTCGACGTTCGACCCGAACGTCTGGTTCTACGTCAACCAGGTGAAGCAGCGGGTCGCCTTCCGCAAGCCGCAGGTCACCGCCCGGAACGTGACGGCCATCGTGTTCGACAAGGAGTCCGAGGCCGTCGCCGAGGTGAACAACTACACGCTGAAGGACGGCAAGGTGGTGGCGTTCAACGGGCGCGAGACCCCGACCCGCGGCCGCGAGATGACCATCCTCGAGCAGCTGCTCGGCAGCGTCGGCCGCGCCGGCATGCTGCCGAACGACGACGAGGGCGTGCCCGGCAGCCGCCCCGGCGACCGCCGCTAG
- a CDS encoding sodium-translocating pyrophosphatase produces MSLTLTLVIAAGLLAVLYGIVQSSALLRASPGNARMQEIAAAIQEGAQAYLNRQYTTIAIVGVVILIAAFFLLGWEAALGFAIGAVLSGLAGFAGMLISVRANVRTAQAASESLAKGLSLAFRSGAITGMLVAGFALLGVSVYFAVLTNVLGYGVTDRVVIDSLVALGFGASLISIFARLGGGIFTKGADVGGDMVGKVEAGIPEDDPRNAATIADNVGDNVGDCAGMAADLFETYAVTTVATMVLAAIFFRGSGVELDMMLLPLAICGVCIVTSILGTFFVRLGKKQNIMGALYQGLIVTGLTSIVALWFVTQNLVHGDVTAGAFTFGATELFWCGVVGLLVTAAIVVITEYYTGTGFRPVKSVAKASVSGHGTNVIQGLAMSLESTALPALTIIIGILVTYSLAGLFGIAIATTAMLSLAGMIVALDAFGPVTDNAGGIAEMAGLPKEVRVSTDALDAVGNTTKAVTKGYAIGSAGLGALVLFAAYTEDLKFFSANAAPGSFFEGLGAVAFDLSNPYVVVGLLFGGLLPFLFGGLSMTAVGRAAEAVVAEVRRQFKENPGIMTGEVKPEYGRAVDILTKAAIREMIVPSLLPVVTPVLLFFVIRAIAGNTNAFASLGAMLMGVIVTGLFVAISMTSGGGAWDNAKKLIEEGHYGGKGSDAHKAAVTGDTVGDPYKDTAGPAVNPMIKITNIVALLLLAVLAHAG; encoded by the coding sequence ATGAGTCTAACGCTTACGCTGGTGATCGCAGCCGGCTTGCTGGCGGTGCTATACGGCATCGTCCAGTCCAGCGCGCTGCTCCGGGCCTCGCCCGGCAACGCGCGAATGCAGGAAATCGCCGCCGCCATCCAGGAGGGCGCGCAGGCGTACCTCAACCGGCAATACACCACCATCGCGATCGTCGGCGTGGTGATCCTGATCGCCGCCTTCTTCCTGCTGGGCTGGGAAGCCGCCCTCGGCTTCGCCATCGGCGCCGTGCTCTCGGGCCTGGCGGGCTTCGCCGGCATGCTGATCTCGGTTCGCGCCAACGTGCGCACGGCGCAGGCCGCCTCCGAGAGCCTGGCCAAGGGCCTGTCGCTCGCGTTCCGCTCGGGCGCGATCACCGGCATGCTGGTGGCCGGCTTCGCCCTGCTGGGCGTGTCGGTCTATTTCGCGGTCCTGACCAACGTGCTGGGCTACGGCGTCACCGACCGGGTGGTGATCGACAGCCTGGTGGCCCTCGGCTTCGGCGCCTCGCTGATCTCGATCTTCGCCCGTCTCGGCGGCGGGATCTTCACCAAGGGCGCCGACGTCGGCGGCGACATGGTGGGCAAGGTGGAGGCCGGCATCCCCGAGGATGACCCGCGCAACGCCGCGACCATCGCCGACAACGTGGGCGACAACGTCGGCGACTGCGCCGGCATGGCCGCTGACCTGTTCGAGACGTACGCCGTGACCACCGTGGCCACCATGGTGCTCGCCGCCATCTTCTTCCGCGGCTCGGGCGTCGAGCTCGACATGATGCTGCTGCCGCTGGCCATCTGCGGCGTCTGCATCGTCACCTCGATCCTCGGCACCTTCTTCGTCCGTCTCGGCAAGAAGCAGAACATCATGGGCGCCCTCTACCAGGGCCTCATCGTCACGGGCCTGACCTCGATCGTGGCCCTCTGGTTCGTCACCCAGAACCTGGTGCACGGCGACGTGACCGCCGGCGCCTTCACCTTCGGCGCGACCGAGCTGTTCTGGTGCGGCGTCGTCGGCCTGCTCGTGACCGCCGCCATCGTGGTGATCACCGAATACTACACCGGCACGGGCTTCCGGCCGGTGAAGTCGGTGGCCAAGGCCTCGGTCTCGGGCCACGGCACGAACGTCATCCAGGGCCTGGCGATGTCGCTGGAATCGACGGCGCTGCCGGCGCTGACGATCATCATCGGCATCCTGGTGACCTACAGCCTCGCGGGCCTGTTCGGCATCGCCATCGCCACGACGGCCATGCTGTCGCTGGCCGGCATGATCGTCGCCCTCGACGCCTTCGGCCCGGTGACCGACAACGCCGGCGGCATCGCCGAGATGGCCGGGCTTCCCAAGGAGGTCCGCGTCTCGACCGACGCCCTCGACGCGGTGGGCAATACGACCAAGGCCGTGACCAAGGGCTACGCCATCGGCTCGGCCGGCCTGGGCGCCCTGGTGCTCTTCGCCGCCTACACCGAGGACCTGAAGTTCTTCTCGGCCAACGCCGCGCCGGGCTCGTTCTTCGAGGGCCTGGGCGCCGTGGCGTTCGACCTGTCGAACCCCTACGTGGTCGTCGGCCTGCTGTTCGGCGGCCTGCTGCCGTTCCTGTTCGGCGGCCTCTCGATGACCGCCGTCGGCCGCGCGGCCGAGGCCGTCGTCGCCGAGGTCCGGCGCCAGTTCAAGGAGAACCCCGGGATCATGACCGGGGAGGTGAAGCCCGAGTACGGCCGCGCCGTGGACATCCTGACCAAGGCGGCCATCCGCGAGATGATCGTCCCGAGCCTGCTGCCGGTCGTCACGCCGGTGCTGCTGTTCTTCGTGATCCGCGCGATCGCCGGCAACACCAACGCCTTCGCCTCGCTCGGGGCCATGCTGATGGGCGTGATCGTCACGGGCCTCTTCGTCGCCATCTCGATGACCAGCGGCGGCGGCGCCTGGGACAACGCCAAGAAGCTGATCGAGGAAGGCCACTACGGCGGCAAGGGCTCCGACGCCCACAAGGCCGCCGTCACGGGCGACACCGTCGGCGATCCCTACAAGGACACCGCCGGCCCCGCCGTGAACCCGATGATCAAGATCACGAACATCGTGGCCCTGCTGCTGCTGGCGGTCCTGGCCCACGCGGGCTGA
- a CDS encoding retroviral-like aspartic protease family protein has protein sequence MSPTRRQAAIGLLTAAAAPGLARAQEPPPPEIPDVDEEPTKLDTVAGRDTHMMAPVIVNGRGPYQFLLDTGANVSCVSHHLVEELALTPGPPARVHTIVGVRERPSFFIDDLQVGKRNRKRVQAPALPFKDPAVHGVLGIDWLKGQRLVLDFKKNAIEITKSKSDHAHPGRVVVVPARRRLGQLTIVDADLNGTPISAMIDSGAEGTLCNGPLRDLIRASERRRGKVDPPQIVRMETLAGEVFRGEGVFLPFLRLGGLHLGNVPVTYADMHVFKIWGLEDKPALVLGMDLLMQFEQVALDFGRSTVRFEYI, from the coding sequence ATGTCTCCGACCAGACGCCAGGCCGCCATCGGTCTCCTGACCGCCGCCGCGGCGCCCGGGCTCGCCCGCGCTCAGGAGCCGCCGCCGCCGGAGATCCCGGACGTCGACGAGGAGCCCACCAAGCTCGACACCGTCGCGGGGCGCGACACCCACATGATGGCGCCGGTGATCGTCAACGGCCGCGGGCCCTACCAATTCCTGCTCGACACGGGCGCCAACGTCAGCTGCGTCTCGCACCATCTGGTCGAAGAACTGGCGCTGACCCCTGGCCCGCCCGCCCGGGTCCACACCATTGTCGGCGTGCGCGAGCGCCCCAGCTTCTTCATCGACGACCTGCAGGTCGGCAAGCGCAACCGCAAGCGCGTCCAGGCCCCTGCCCTGCCCTTCAAGGACCCGGCGGTGCACGGCGTCCTGGGGATCGACTGGCTGAAGGGCCAGCGCCTGGTGCTCGACTTCAAGAAGAACGCCATCGAGATCACCAAGTCGAAGTCCGACCACGCCCACCCGGGGCGGGTCGTGGTGGTCCCGGCCCGGCGGCGGCTGGGCCAGCTGACCATCGTCGACGCCGACCTGAACGGCACGCCGATCAGCGCGATGATCGACTCCGGCGCCGAGGGCACGCTCTGCAACGGCCCGCTGCGGGACCTCATCCGCGCGTCCGAGCGGCGCCGCGGCAAGGTGGACCCGCCGCAGATCGTCCGGATGGAGACCCTGGCCGGCGAGGTGTTCCGCGGCGAAGGCGTCTTCCTGCCGTTCCTGCGCCTGGGCGGCCTGCACCTGGGCAACGTGCCGGTGACCTACGCGGACATGCACGTCTTCAAGATCTGGGGCCTTGAGGACAAGCCGGCGCTGGTGCTCGGCATGGACCTCCTGATGCAGTTCGAGCAGGTGGCGTTGGACTTCGGCCGGTCCACCGTGCGCTTCGAGTACATCTAG
- the thiL gene encoding thiamine-phosphate kinase, with protein sequence MSGLDEFGEIARLFRPLTRGAPGAFELKDDAAVIPSRPGFDLVVTKDAVVEGVHVPKGEAPDLIARKLVRVNLSDLAAKGAEPAGCLLAVAWPRAYRLKDRERFVLGLAADLETYALPLLGGDTVAMPDGPLTASLTAFGWVPEGRMLRRGGARPGDLVLVSGAIGDATLGLAAVQGEIEDPDGSLTYRYRLPEPRLDVRAALRRTATATADISDGLIADARHIAEASEVAITLDLEQMPLSRAAATWLEGQPDTTAALLRLASGGDDYEIVCTVPSGVRKPAGFTVVGRVSEGAGVEVRALGRTLEAGAGGWRHG encoded by the coding sequence ATGTCCGGCCTGGATGAGTTCGGCGAGATCGCAAGGCTCTTCCGCCCGCTGACCCGCGGGGCTCCCGGCGCGTTCGAGCTCAAGGACGACGCCGCCGTCATTCCCTCCCGGCCGGGGTTCGACCTGGTGGTCACCAAGGACGCCGTGGTCGAGGGCGTCCACGTGCCGAAGGGCGAGGCGCCCGACCTGATCGCGCGCAAGCTGGTGCGGGTGAACCTGTCGGACCTGGCCGCCAAGGGCGCCGAGCCGGCGGGGTGCCTGCTGGCCGTCGCCTGGCCGCGCGCCTATCGCCTGAAGGACCGGGAACGGTTCGTCCTGGGCCTGGCCGCCGATCTCGAGACCTACGCCTTGCCGCTGCTGGGCGGGGACACCGTGGCCATGCCGGACGGTCCGCTCACCGCCAGCCTGACCGCCTTCGGCTGGGTCCCGGAGGGGCGGATGCTGCGCCGCGGCGGCGCCCGCCCGGGGGACCTCGTCCTGGTCAGCGGAGCGATCGGGGACGCGACCCTGGGCCTGGCCGCGGTCCAGGGCGAGATCGAGGATCCCGACGGCTCGCTGACCTATCGCTACCGGCTGCCCGAACCGCGGCTGGACGTGCGGGCGGCGCTGCGCCGCACCGCCACCGCCACGGCCGACATCTCGGACGGGTTGATCGCCGACGCCCGCCACATCGCCGAGGCCAGCGAGGTGGCGATCACCCTCGACCTCGAGCAGATGCCGCTCTCCCGCGCGGCGGCCACCTGGCTGGAGGGGCAGCCCGACACCACCGCCGCCCTGCTGCGCCTCGCCTCGGGCGGGGACGACTACGAGATCGTCTGCACCGTTCCGTCGGGGGTTCGCAAGCCGGCCGGCTTCACCGTCGTGGGCAGGGTTTCGGAGGGGGCGGGCGTGGAGGTCCGCGCGCTGGGCCGCACACTGGAGGCCGGAGCCGGGGGCTGGCGGCACGGCTGA
- the nusB gene encoding transcription antitermination factor NusB, which translates to MSAARASRSVARLAAVQALYQMEVSSTGVEAVIREFSDHRFDRDVEGETLASADEAFFADLVRGVVREQKPIDAAIVKRLAQGWRLERLDATVRAILRAGAFELMHRSDVPTEVAIDEYVELTKSFFEGPEPGFVNGALDGVARDVRPG; encoded by the coding sequence ATGAGCGCGGCCCGGGCATCCCGATCGGTCGCGCGCCTGGCGGCCGTCCAGGCGCTGTACCAGATGGAGGTCTCCTCCACCGGCGTGGAGGCGGTCATCCGCGAGTTCTCGGATCATCGCTTCGACCGCGACGTCGAGGGCGAGACCCTGGCCTCGGCCGACGAGGCGTTCTTCGCCGACCTGGTGCGCGGCGTGGTGCGCGAGCAGAAGCCGATCGACGCGGCCATCGTGAAGCGCCTGGCCCAGGGCTGGCGACTGGAGCGGCTGGACGCCACCGTGCGGGCGATCCTGCGCGCCGGGGCGTTCGAACTGATGCACCGCTCCGACGTGCCCACCGAGGTGGCGATCGACGAGTACGTCGAGCTGACGAAGAGCTTCTTCGAGGGACCCGAACCGGGCTTCGTGAACGGGGCCCTGGACGGCGTGGCGCGGGATGTCCGGCCTGGATGA
- a CDS encoding 6,7-dimethyl-8-ribityllumazine synthase: protein MSDQPLRILIVEARFYDDLADALLEGAVDALKAYGAEYDVVTVPGALEIPGAIALAEEAGHGPSGVRYDGYVALGCVIRGETYHFEIVSNESARGIMDLTVHKRLCIGNGILTTEDDEQAWARARISEGDKGGGAARAALAMVALKQQLTAGGR, encoded by the coding sequence ATGAGCGACCAACCCCTTCGCATCCTGATCGTGGAAGCGCGCTTCTACGACGACCTGGCCGACGCCCTGCTGGAAGGCGCCGTCGACGCGCTGAAGGCCTATGGCGCGGAGTACGACGTGGTGACCGTGCCGGGCGCGCTGGAGATCCCCGGCGCGATCGCCCTGGCCGAGGAGGCCGGGCACGGCCCGAGCGGCGTCCGCTACGACGGCTACGTGGCCCTCGGCTGCGTCATCCGCGGCGAGACCTACCACTTCGAGATCGTCTCCAACGAGAGCGCGCGGGGGATCATGGACCTGACGGTCCACAAGCGCCTGTGCATCGGCAACGGGATCCTGACGACCGAGGACGACGAGCAGGCCTGGGCGCGGGCCCGGATCAGCGAAGGCGACAAGGGCGGCGGCGCGGCCCGCGCGGCCCTGGCGATGGTGGCGCTGAAGCAGCAGCTGACGGCGGGCGGGCGATGA
- a CDS encoding riboflavin synthase: MFTGIVTDVGRVRSVRETNRDRRFEIETAFDTSTLDIGASVSHAGCCLTIVEKGPGWFAVEVSGETLSRTTLDQWAVGRRVNLERAARVGDELGGHIVSGHVDGVGEVVSVESEGGSHRVRIRAPRPLHRYIAEKGSIAVEGVSLTVNEVEDDVFGVNLIPHTWEVTTLGELAPGGRVNLEIDMLARYLARWRETA; encoded by the coding sequence ATGTTCACCGGCATCGTCACCGACGTGGGCCGCGTGCGGTCTGTGCGGGAGACCAATCGCGACCGCAGGTTCGAGATCGAGACCGCGTTCGACACCTCCACCCTCGACATCGGCGCCTCGGTCAGCCACGCGGGCTGCTGCCTGACGATCGTGGAGAAGGGTCCGGGCTGGTTCGCCGTCGAGGTGTCGGGCGAGACGCTGTCGCGCACCACTCTCGATCAGTGGGCCGTGGGCCGCCGGGTGAACCTGGAGCGCGCCGCCCGGGTCGGCGACGAGCTGGGAGGCCACATCGTCTCTGGCCATGTGGACGGCGTCGGCGAGGTGGTGAGCGTCGAGAGCGAGGGCGGCTCGCACCGCGTGCGGATCCGCGCGCCCCGGCCGTTGCACCGCTACATCGCCGAGAAGGGCTCCATCGCCGTCGAAGGCGTGTCGCTGACGGTGAACGAGGTCGAGGACGACGTCTTCGGCGTGAACCTGATCCCGCACACCTGGGAGGTGACCACCCTGGGCGAGCTCGCGCCGGGCGGCCGGGTCAATCTCGAGATCGACATGCTCGCGAGGTATCTCGCCCGCTGGCGCGAAACCGCCTAA
- a CDS encoding RibD family protein: MSVTLKLATSLDGRIATASGESRWITGEPARRAVHQLRAEHEAVLIGIETALADDPELTVRLPGWNGRQPARVVLDSRQRLTPGCRLVTTARDIPTYVVATSAPDPALTAASVRVVQVRAVGEDRPELKTVVAALAAEGLSRIFVEGGGQVAASFLRCGLVDALEWFRAPIVIGGEGRPGVGALAVAALVDAPHFRRVEVRELGDDLWERYERI; this comes from the coding sequence ATGAGCGTCACCCTCAAGCTCGCCACGTCCCTCGACGGGCGGATCGCCACGGCGTCCGGCGAGAGCCGCTGGATCACCGGCGAGCCCGCGCGCCGGGCCGTCCACCAGCTCCGCGCCGAGCACGAGGCCGTGCTGATCGGCATCGAGACGGCCCTGGCCGACGATCCCGAGCTGACCGTGCGGCTGCCCGGCTGGAACGGCCGCCAGCCGGCGCGCGTGGTGCTGGACAGCCGCCAGCGGCTGACGCCCGGCTGCCGGCTGGTGACGACCGCGCGCGACATCCCGACCTATGTGGTGGCCACGAGCGCGCCGGATCCGGCGCTGACTGCGGCCAGCGTGCGGGTGGTCCAGGTTCGCGCCGTGGGCGAAGACCGGCCCGAGCTGAAGACGGTCGTGGCAGCCCTGGCCGCCGAAGGCCTGTCGCGGATCTTCGTCGAGGGCGGCGGCCAGGTGGCGGCGAGCTTCCTGCGCTGCGGCCTCGTGGACGCCCTGGAGTGGTTCCGCGCGCCCATCGTGATCGGCGGGGAAGGGCGGCCGGGCGTCGGCGCCCTGGCCGTTGCAGCGCTTGTGGATGCGCCCCATTTCCGGCGCGTCGAGGTCCGCGAACTGGGCGACGACCTCTGGGAACGCTACGAAAGGATCTAG